One Hermetia illucens chromosome 4, iHerIll2.2.curated.20191125, whole genome shotgun sequence DNA segment encodes these proteins:
- the LOC119654853 gene encoding clumping factor A-like yields MKFLPALIVACVILAPLTWAKYTSDLEDLDLEDVEYSPGSKLLSRVRRQGSSSDSSSDSSSASSSDSSSASSSDSSSDSSSASSSDSSSDSSSASSSDSSSDSSSASSSDSSSDSSSDSSSDSSSDSTSDSSSDSSSSDSSSASSSDSSTDSSSDSSSDSSAASSSDSSTESSGDSGSSSTSGSGSTGTTTKKKRRKFRFKHIRFRKIRFPRRRKHRRGGSRNKKRRHRPIRRRVVRRRGGRRRSGGRRGGGGRHVVFRPSTGGSRRRMLVRNLHGRSARRRLLRRRI; encoded by the exons ATGAAATTTCTACCAGCATTAATTGTCGCCTGTGTGATACTAGCCCCTCTGACATGGGCTAAATATACTTCCGACCTAGAGGACCTGGACCTGGAGGAT GTCGAATATTCACCAGGCAGCAAGCTTTTAAGCAGAGTTCGCCGGCAAGGTTCCAGCAGTGACTCATCCAGTGATTCATCCTCTGCTTCGTCGAGCGATTCATCTTCAGCCTCAAGCTCAGATTCATCAAGTGATTCAAGCTCAGCTTCATCAAGCGATTCAAGTTCGGATTCATCGAGCGCTTCAAGCTCCGATTCATCAAGTGATTCATCCTCAGCCTCAAGCTCAGACTCATCAAGCGACTCGTCCTCTGATTCAAGCTCAGACTCATCAAGTGATTCAACCTCAGATTCGTCAAGTGATTCAAGTTCTTCAGATTCATCAAGCGCCTCTAGCTCAGATTCATCGACTGATTCAAGTTCGGATTCATCAAGCGATTCGAGCGCAGCTTCATCAAGCGATTCATCCACAGAATCCTCGGGTGATTCAGGATCCAGTAGTACCAGTGGGTCTGGTTCAACCGGAACCACTACTAAGAAAAAGCGGCGAAAATTCAGATTCAAGCATATACGTTTCCGCAAAATACGCTTCCCAAGACGTAGGAAACATCGACGTGGAGGTTCTCGTAACAAGAAGCGAAGGCACCGACCTATCCGAAGAAGGGTGGTGCGACGTCGCGGGGGAAGACGTCGAAGTGGTGGAAGACGAGGTGGTGGTGGAAGGCATGTAGTTTTCAGACCATCGACAGGAGGGTCACGAAGGAGGATGCTGGTGAGAAATCTGCATGGTAGATCAGCTCGCAGGAGGCTGCTCAGGCGAAGGATTTAA